A part of Arachis hypogaea cultivar Tifrunner chromosome 12, arahy.Tifrunner.gnm2.J5K5, whole genome shotgun sequence genomic DNA contains:
- the LOC112727865 gene encoding laccase-7 isoform X2, whose protein sequence is MLLFIGGSYRYKFTITKQEGTLWWHAHSSFLRSNVYGALIIRPRRGHSYPFPRVYQEVPILLGEWWNVNVEDVGNNASQGIVPRNSDAFTINGLPGDLYNCSQNQTYRLNVKQGKRYLLRIINAALNEQHFFKIANHSFTVVAIDASYTRQYKTDVIVLAPGQTVDAIITTNQSVGSYYMAFTEYRSSNVINNNSTTRGVLVYEGASQSLAPIMPDLPDQFDTPTAHKFYTNITGLAGGPHWIPVPRSVDENMFIAFGIALTPCNLPGPSGCINLGGINVLLSASMNNESFVLPKGRGSSMLEALYHNNVSGVYTRDFPSQPPLVFDYTDPSLAFGNTTLAFAPKSTKAKPVKFNSTVQIVLQNTAILGAENHPIHVHGFNFYVLAQGFGNYNASVDESKFNFVNPQVRNTIAVPVGGWAVIRFRADNPGIWLVHCHLENHLPWGLAMSFEVENGPTPSTRLPPPPADLPKC, encoded by the exons ATGTTACTCTTCATTG GTGGCAGTTACAGATACAAATTCACCATAACAAAACAGGAAGGAACACTTTGGTGGCATGCACACTCATCTTTCTTACGTTCCAATGTTTATGGAGCCCTTATTATTCGTCCTCGCCGGGGACACTCCTACCCATTCCCTAGAGTTTACCAAGAAGTACCTATTTTGCtcg gaGAGTGGTGGAATGTTAATGTTGAGGATGTTGGAAACAACGCATCACAAGGAATAGTTCCGAGAAATTCAGATGCTTTCACAATTAATGGCTTGCCTGGCGATTTATATAATTGTTCCCAAAATC AGACTTACCGGCTGAACGTGAAACAAGGAAAAAGGTACTTGTTGCGAATTATCAATGCTGCACTGAATGAACAACACTTCTTCAAGATTGCGAACCACAGCTTCACGGTTGTAGCCATTGATGCTAGCTACACTCGGCAGTATAAGACGGACGTTATAGTATTGGCACCAGGGCAAACTGTTGATGCAATCATCACAACAAACCAAAGCGTGGGTTCTTACTACATGGCATTCACAGAATACAGATCCTCAAATGTGATAAACAATAACTCAACAACAAGGGGAGTGTTGGTTTATGAGGGTGCATCACAATCATTAGCCCCTATAATGCCTGACCTACCAGATCAATTTGACACACCAACTGCACACAAGTTCTACACCAACATTACAG GTTTAGCCGGTGGCCCTCATTGGATCCCCGTTCCACGAAGCGTGGACGAAAACATGTTCATCGCATTTGGGATTGCACTAACACCATGCAACCTTCCAGGACCAAGTGGTTGCATTAATCTTGGAGGAATAAATGTGTTATTATCCGCAAGCATGAACAATGAGTCTTTTGTGTTACCAAAGGGTAGAGGGTCCTCTATGTTAGAGGCATTGTACCACAACAATGTTAGTGGAGTCTACACTAGAGATTTCCCAAGTCAACCTCCACTTGTGTTTGACTACACTGATCCTTCTCTAGCTTTTGGTAACACCACCTTAGCCTTTGCACCTAAATCAACAAAGGCCAAGCCAGTGAAGTTCAATTCAACGGTGCAAATTGTGCTTCAAAATACGGCTATTCTTGGTGCGGAGAACCACCCTATTCACGTTCATGGCTTTAATTTCTATGTTTTGGCTCAAGGCTTTGGGAATTATAATGCTTCTGTAGATGAAAGtaagtttaattttgttaatcCTCAAGTGCGTAACACAATTGCTGTGCCTGTGGGAGGATGGGCTGTCATCAGATTCCGAGCCGATAATCCGG GTATTTGGCTTGTACATTGCCATTTGGAAAATCATTTGCCATGGGGTTTAGCCATGAGTTTTGAGGTTGAAAATGGACCCACTCCTTCAACAAGATTGCCTCCACCGCCGGCTGATCTACCAAAGTGCTAA
- the LOC112727865 gene encoding laccase-7 isoform X1 codes for MKRFGFSLAWGFATIVLASSLVSAAVVEYTWDVENFTVERLCDSHVVTGVNGSIPGPAINVREGDTVIIHVRNKSPYNVTLHWHGIFQLASQWSDGPEYVTQCPIPPGGSYRYKFTITKQEGTLWWHAHSSFLRSNVYGALIIRPRRGHSYPFPRVYQEVPILLGEWWNVNVEDVGNNASQGIVPRNSDAFTINGLPGDLYNCSQNQTYRLNVKQGKRYLLRIINAALNEQHFFKIANHSFTVVAIDASYTRQYKTDVIVLAPGQTVDAIITTNQSVGSYYMAFTEYRSSNVINNNSTTRGVLVYEGASQSLAPIMPDLPDQFDTPTAHKFYTNITGLAGGPHWIPVPRSVDENMFIAFGIALTPCNLPGPSGCINLGGINVLLSASMNNESFVLPKGRGSSMLEALYHNNVSGVYTRDFPSQPPLVFDYTDPSLAFGNTTLAFAPKSTKAKPVKFNSTVQIVLQNTAILGAENHPIHVHGFNFYVLAQGFGNYNASVDESKFNFVNPQVRNTIAVPVGGWAVIRFRADNPGIWLVHCHLENHLPWGLAMSFEVENGPTPSTRLPPPPADLPKC; via the exons ATGAAACGTTTCGGGTTTTCTCTTGCATGGGGTTTTGCAACAATTGTGCTAGCTTCTTCATTGGTTTCCGCTGCTGTTGTGGAATACACTTGGGAT GTGGAGAATTTTACCGTGGAGCGTTTGTGTGACTCGCATGTAGTGACTGGAGTGAATGGAAGCATTCCAGGGCCAGCAATTAACGTTAGAGAGGGTGACACTGTAATTATACACGTTAGAAACAAGTCACCCTATAATGTTACTCTTCATTG GCATGGAATATTTCAACTTGCAAGCCAATGGTCAGATGGTCCAGAATATGTAACTCAATGTCCGATACCTCCAGGTGGCAGTTACAGATACAAATTCACCATAACAAAACAGGAAGGAACACTTTGGTGGCATGCACACTCATCTTTCTTACGTTCCAATGTTTATGGAGCCCTTATTATTCGTCCTCGCCGGGGACACTCCTACCCATTCCCTAGAGTTTACCAAGAAGTACCTATTTTGCtcg gaGAGTGGTGGAATGTTAATGTTGAGGATGTTGGAAACAACGCATCACAAGGAATAGTTCCGAGAAATTCAGATGCTTTCACAATTAATGGCTTGCCTGGCGATTTATATAATTGTTCCCAAAATC AGACTTACCGGCTGAACGTGAAACAAGGAAAAAGGTACTTGTTGCGAATTATCAATGCTGCACTGAATGAACAACACTTCTTCAAGATTGCGAACCACAGCTTCACGGTTGTAGCCATTGATGCTAGCTACACTCGGCAGTATAAGACGGACGTTATAGTATTGGCACCAGGGCAAACTGTTGATGCAATCATCACAACAAACCAAAGCGTGGGTTCTTACTACATGGCATTCACAGAATACAGATCCTCAAATGTGATAAACAATAACTCAACAACAAGGGGAGTGTTGGTTTATGAGGGTGCATCACAATCATTAGCCCCTATAATGCCTGACCTACCAGATCAATTTGACACACCAACTGCACACAAGTTCTACACCAACATTACAG GTTTAGCCGGTGGCCCTCATTGGATCCCCGTTCCACGAAGCGTGGACGAAAACATGTTCATCGCATTTGGGATTGCACTAACACCATGCAACCTTCCAGGACCAAGTGGTTGCATTAATCTTGGAGGAATAAATGTGTTATTATCCGCAAGCATGAACAATGAGTCTTTTGTGTTACCAAAGGGTAGAGGGTCCTCTATGTTAGAGGCATTGTACCACAACAATGTTAGTGGAGTCTACACTAGAGATTTCCCAAGTCAACCTCCACTTGTGTTTGACTACACTGATCCTTCTCTAGCTTTTGGTAACACCACCTTAGCCTTTGCACCTAAATCAACAAAGGCCAAGCCAGTGAAGTTCAATTCAACGGTGCAAATTGTGCTTCAAAATACGGCTATTCTTGGTGCGGAGAACCACCCTATTCACGTTCATGGCTTTAATTTCTATGTTTTGGCTCAAGGCTTTGGGAATTATAATGCTTCTGTAGATGAAAGtaagtttaattttgttaatcCTCAAGTGCGTAACACAATTGCTGTGCCTGTGGGAGGATGGGCTGTCATCAGATTCCGAGCCGATAATCCGG GTATTTGGCTTGTACATTGCCATTTGGAAAATCATTTGCCATGGGGTTTAGCCATGAGTTTTGAGGTTGAAAATGGACCCACTCCTTCAACAAGATTGCCTCCACCGCCGGCTGATCTACCAAAGTGCTAA